In Zingiber officinale cultivar Zhangliang chromosome 1A, Zo_v1.1, whole genome shotgun sequence, the DNA window CCGCTTCTACTTCTTCCTCTCCTTGGTCGGCTGCTTCTGCGGCTGTTCGATTTCTCTTGCAGAGCTCAGGAAGAAAACTTACATAATCCACATGGCCAAGGCCCAGATGCCGGCGGCCTTCGCAGAGCACAGTCGCTGGTATGACGCTTCGCTGCGCTCGGTATCTGACGCCGCTGAGATACTCTACACATATGACACCGTTGCCCACGGATTCTGCGCCCGGCTCACCCCCGCGGAGGCGCGCGCGCTCGAGGACATCCCCGGTGTGCTCGCCGTCCACCCCGAGGCTCGCTATGAGCTCCACACCACCCGCACGCCGGAGTTCCTCCACCTCGACCGCACCGAGGCGCTGATACCACAGTTCAACACCGAGAGCGACGTCGTCGTCGGGGTGGTAGACACCGGCGTGTGGCCCGAGCGCAGGAGCTACGATGACGCCGGGCTCGGCCCTGTCCCCGCGAGCTGGAGGGGTGAGTGCGAAGAAGCGAAGGACTTCACGGCGGCCGCCGCGTGTAACCGGAAGCTGGTAGGTGCCCGGTTCTTCTCCAAGGGGTATGAGGCCGCTACGGGCCCGATTGACGAGTCCAAGGAGTCGAGGTCGCCCCGCGACGACCAAGGCCATGGCACACACACCTCTTCCACCGCCGCTGGATCCTCCGTCACCGGTGCCAACCTGCTCGGGTACGCCGCCGGCACCGCCCGCGGCATGTCGACTCGCGCGCGCATCGCCGTCTACAAGGTCTGCTGGCTCGGCGGGTGCTTCAGCTCCGACGTACTAGCTGCCATGGACAAGGCCGTGGATGACGGATGTGGTGTCCTTTCGCTGTCCCTTGGCGGAGGCACGACGGACTATTTTCGTGACGTCATAGCCATCGGAGCCTTCAATGCCGTAGCTAAAGGGGTTGTGGTGTCTTGTTCCGCTGGCAATGGCGGCCCCACTAGCTCCACCCTCTCCAACGAGGCGCCGTGGATCACCACCGTTGGAGCCGGCACGATCGACCGCGACTTCCCCGCCTACGCTATGCTCGGAGACGGAAAGAACATAACCGGCGTCTCGCTCTACAGCGGCAAGCCTCTGTCTTCCTCGCCCTATCCCTTCATTTACGCCGGGAACGCCACCAATGTCACCATCGGCAATCTCTGTATGCAGGGAACGCTTCTCCCGGACAAGGTTTCCGGAAAAATCGTCCTATGCGATCGCGGTATCAATGCGCGCGTTCAGAAGGGCTTCGTCGTGAGGGACGCCGGAGGAGCCGGTATGATCCTAGCCAACTCCGCTGCCAATGGGGAGGAGGCCGTTGCCGATGCACACATCCTCCCGGCCATTGCCGTCGGGCACAGGGCCGGGGAGGTCATCAAGTCCTACCTTTTCTCAGATCCGAACCCGACGGCCACT includes these proteins:
- the LOC122027999 gene encoding subtilisin-like protease SBT1.7 is translated as MIYHLFFFFFLFFCQPVPFPKLIGNHFSAIFITNATALSSSALKTRSQTKEMKERAAMAPFRFYFFLSLVGCFCGCSISLAELRKKTYIIHMAKAQMPAAFAEHSRWYDASLRSVSDAAEILYTYDTVAHGFCARLTPAEARALEDIPGVLAVHPEARYELHTTRTPEFLHLDRTEALIPQFNTESDVVVGVVDTGVWPERRSYDDAGLGPVPASWRGECEEAKDFTAAAACNRKLVGARFFSKGYEAATGPIDESKESRSPRDDQGHGTHTSSTAAGSSVTGANLLGYAAGTARGMSTRARIAVYKVCWLGGCFSSDVLAAMDKAVDDGCGVLSLSLGGGTTDYFRDVIAIGAFNAVAKGVVVSCSAGNGGPTSSTLSNEAPWITTVGAGTIDRDFPAYAMLGDGKNITGVSLYSGKPLSSSPYPFIYAGNATNVTIGNLCMQGTLLPDKVSGKIVLCDRGINARVQKGFVVRDAGGAGMILANSAANGEEAVADAHILPAIAVGHRAGEVIKSYLFSDPNPTATIAFGGTKVGITPSPVVVAFSSRGPSAITPDILKPDILAPGVNILAAWTGKVGPTEQAADPRRTEFNIISGTSMSCPHISGLAALLKGAYSDWSPNAIKSALMTTSYSVYPNGDGILDVATGRAATPFDLGAGHVDPPKALDPGLVYNITTDDYIDFLCALNYTTLQIQAVTRQQNVTCDSKTIYSVSDLNYPSFSVAFETASGAGGGGSSKTTTVKHKRTLTNVGAPGTYKATVSAPAEVNVAVYPLELSFASTGESKTYTVSFSAASQRSGSTAFGRLVWCDGKHVVASPLAFTWT